A window from Roseomonas marmotae encodes these proteins:
- the glpD gene encoding glycerol-3-phosphate dehydrogenase, with the protein MAADVLDLLVIGGGANGAGIARDAAGRGLSVLLAERGDLAGATSSASSKLIHGGLRYLEHREFRLVREALAEREVLLRAAPHIIWPMRFVLPHEPQMRPRWMLRAGLFLYDNLARRVTLPASQSLDLRRHPWGAPLRKGLAHGFAYSDAWVEDARLVVLNARDAAARGAEICVRTEFVSARRGVDYWTCALRDTGTGAIREMRARAIANAAGPWVMQALDATGVAAPDKVRLVRGSHIVLPALYEGEQAYILQNDDRRVVFVIPYEGRFTLVGTTDVPHDPADGPPRCTPEEAAYLCRAVSRAFRRPIAPDEVVWSYSGVRPLHDDGASDPSAVTRDYVLKLDRNGPPMLSVFGGKITTYRRLAEDVVTQLAGALGKGGNPWTAGAALPGGDLGGLSAEGFIEEAARRYPFLDAALLRRLFRCYGSELDRVLGHACSAAELGQHLGGGITERELEWMRAEEWVRDPEDALWRRTKRGLHMTQQQRDSFAGFFAQNSATAMG; encoded by the coding sequence ATGGCCGCTGATGTCCTGGACCTCCTGGTCATCGGTGGTGGCGCCAATGGCGCCGGCATCGCGCGGGATGCGGCTGGGCGGGGCCTCTCGGTGCTGCTGGCCGAACGCGGCGACCTTGCCGGGGCCACCTCCTCCGCCTCCTCCAAGCTGATCCATGGCGGGCTGCGCTACCTGGAGCACCGCGAGTTCCGCCTGGTGCGCGAGGCCCTGGCCGAGCGTGAGGTGCTGCTGCGCGCGGCGCCCCACATCATCTGGCCCATGCGCTTCGTGCTGCCGCACGAGCCGCAGATGCGGCCTCGTTGGATGCTGCGGGCAGGGCTTTTCCTCTACGATAACCTCGCCAGGCGCGTGACGCTGCCGGCCAGCCAGTCGCTGGATCTGCGGCGCCACCCCTGGGGCGCGCCGCTGCGCAAGGGGCTGGCCCATGGCTTCGCCTATTCAGATGCCTGGGTGGAGGATGCGCGGCTCGTCGTGCTGAACGCCCGCGATGCCGCCGCGCGCGGCGCCGAGATCTGCGTGCGAACCGAGTTCGTCTCGGCGCGGCGCGGTGTGGATTACTGGACCTGCGCGCTGCGTGACACCGGCACCGGCGCCATCCGCGAGATGCGGGCACGCGCCATCGCCAACGCGGCGGGCCCATGGGTCATGCAGGCGCTGGATGCGACAGGCGTCGCCGCGCCAGACAAGGTGCGGCTGGTGCGGGGCAGCCATATCGTGCTTCCCGCCCTCTATGAGGGCGAACAGGCCTATATCCTGCAGAACGACGACCGGCGCGTGGTCTTCGTCATCCCCTATGAAGGCCGCTTCACGCTGGTCGGCACCACCGACGTGCCGCATGACCCGGCCGACGGGCCGCCACGCTGCACCCCCGAGGAAGCGGCCTATCTCTGCCGCGCCGTCTCCCGCGCCTTCCGCCGCCCGATCGCGCCCGATGAGGTGGTGTGGAGCTATTCCGGCGTTCGCCCCTTGCACGATGACGGCGCCAGCGACCCTTCCGCTGTGACGCGAGACTACGTGCTGAAGCTGGACCGCAACGGCCCGCCCATGCTTTCGGTCTTCGGCGGCAAGATCACCACCTACCGGCGCCTCGCCGAGGATGTGGTGACGCAGTTGGCGGGCGCGCTCGGCAAGGGCGGCAATCCCTGGACGGCGGGCGCCGCCCTGCCCGGGGGCGATCTCGGCGGCCTCAGCGCCGAAGGCTTCATCGAGGAAGCAGCGCGCCGATATCCCTTCCTGGACGCCGCACTGCTGCGGCGCCTGTTCCGCTGCTACGGCTCGGAGCTGGATCGCGTGCTGGGCCACGCGTGCTCAGCCGCAGAGCTGGGCCAGCATCTAGGGGGCGGCATCACCGAGCGCGAGCTGGAATGGATGCGGGCCGAGGAATGGGTGAGAGACCCCGAGGACGCGCTGTGGCGCCGCACCAAGCGCGGGCTGCACATGACGCAGCAGCAGCGTGACAGCTTCGCCGGCTTCTTCGCCCAGAACAGCGCGACCGCCATGGGCTGA
- a CDS encoding DeoR/GlpR family DNA-binding transcription regulator, producing the protein MARRKPTAPGKAARHAAILEALSTDPTVRISQLADDFDVSAETVRRDVEELSARGMVRRTYGGASTAASQPVLGERERIQVAERARIGRAAAALVPEEAVVMLDAGSTTTHFARALARREIRATLLTNSLDAALAAGACPTLRVVIAPGELSLAERGVYGPETAAFLRRFHVDMAVIGASGLTEEGPCEAESRAAWVKRAMLERAGRRLLLVDSRKFGAAFLECVSPLQGLTDLVTEAAPAGPLATALGQARVAVRIAGED; encoded by the coding sequence ATGGCCAGACGTAAGCCCACCGCCCCAGGAAAGGCCGCCCGGCACGCCGCGATCCTGGAGGCGCTTTCCACCGACCCCACTGTGCGGATCAGCCAGTTGGCGGATGATTTTGACGTCTCCGCCGAGACGGTGCGCCGTGACGTGGAGGAGCTTTCCGCCCGCGGCATGGTGCGGCGGACCTATGGCGGCGCCTCCACCGCAGCGAGCCAGCCCGTGCTGGGCGAGCGCGAGCGCATCCAGGTGGCGGAGCGGGCGCGCATCGGCCGCGCCGCCGCCGCCCTTGTGCCGGAGGAAGCCGTGGTGATGCTGGACGCCGGAAGCACGACCACGCATTTCGCCCGTGCCCTGGCCCGCCGTGAGATCCGCGCCACGCTGCTGACAAACAGCCTGGACGCGGCCCTTGCCGCCGGCGCCTGCCCGACATTGCGCGTCGTCATCGCGCCGGGCGAGCTGAGCCTGGCCGAGCGGGGCGTCTATGGCCCGGAGACGGCGGCCTTTCTGCGGCGCTTCCATGTGGACATGGCGGTGATCGGCGCCTCCGGGCTGACCGAAGAAGGCCCCTGCGAGGCAGAAAGCCGCGCGGCCTGGGTCAAGCGCGCCATGCTCGAACGCGCCGGGCGCCGACTGTTGCTGGTGGATTCCCGGAAATTCGGCGCCGCATTCCTCGAATGCGTCTCTCCCCTGCAGGGGCTGACCGACCTGGTCACCGAGGCTGCCCCGGCCGGACCCCTGGCGACGGCGCTGGGGCAGGCGCGGGTCGCGGTGAGGATCGCCGGGGAAGACTGA
- the phnE gene encoding phosphonate ABC transporter, permease protein PhnE: MNIVSPPSDVRDPMAPLRREWTRHTPAQRIGRWAVWLVCVAAVVWAVRSIDIIPEFLVDAPEQMADLLLRMWPPAFSHYWPEVHHALVETLHIATLGTLLCFVLAVPLALLAARNICPIRPLNVLAQLGLVASRSVNSLVWALLFVAIFGPGPAAGVFAIAFRSVGFVGKLLSEALEETAHGPREALRATGAPWGTEVLKGVWPQVQPAFWGIALFRWDINVRESAVLGLVGAGGIGLVLDDAINFFHWDRVAIILLSILAVVLIAEVVVTRLRTRLL; the protein is encoded by the coding sequence ATGAACATCGTCTCCCCTCCCTCCGACGTGCGGGACCCGATGGCGCCGCTGCGCCGCGAATGGACCCGCCACACCCCGGCGCAGCGCATCGGCCGCTGGGCGGTCTGGCTGGTCTGCGTCGCCGCCGTGGTCTGGGCGGTCCGCAGCATCGACATCATCCCGGAGTTCCTCGTGGACGCGCCGGAGCAGATGGCGGACCTGCTGCTGCGGATGTGGCCTCCGGCCTTCTCCCACTACTGGCCCGAGGTGCACCACGCGCTGGTCGAGACGTTGCACATCGCGACCCTCGGCACGCTGCTGTGCTTCGTGCTGGCCGTGCCGCTGGCCCTGCTGGCGGCGCGCAACATCTGCCCTATCCGGCCCCTCAACGTGCTGGCCCAGCTCGGGCTGGTGGCCTCCCGCTCGGTCAATTCGCTGGTCTGGGCGCTGCTCTTCGTGGCGATCTTCGGACCGGGCCCGGCGGCGGGCGTCTTCGCCATCGCCTTCCGCTCCGTGGGCTTCGTGGGCAAGCTGCTCAGCGAGGCGCTGGAGGAAACCGCCCATGGCCCGCGCGAGGCGCTGCGCGCCACGGGCGCGCCCTGGGGGACGGAGGTGCTGAAGGGCGTCTGGCCGCAGGTGCAGCCGGCCTTCTGGGGCATCGCCCTGTTCCGCTGGGACATCAATGTGCGGGAAAGCGCCGTGCTAGGCCTCGTCGGCGCCGGCGGCATCGGCCTGGTGCTGGATGACGCCATCAACTTCTTCCACTGGGACCGCGTGGCGATCATCCTGCTGTCCATCCTGGCGGTGGTCCTGATCGCGGAAGTGGTGGTGACCCGGCTGCGCACAAGGCTGCTGTGA
- the phnE gene encoding phosphonate ABC transporter, permease protein PhnE produces the protein MSATLTARRAFAPNWPMRLALLALAAYAIWASTTLGLTWERVGLGMGEGARLLGRMVPPNFERWGLLLEGLLESLQIAVLASAIGIAISLPLGILAARNLSPWWISGPVRAVIAVCRSLHYVIVAILFVKAIGFGALAGVAALVVASIGFIAKLFAEAVEEISMKQVEAIRATGAGPMKVMSYAVMPQVASRFVGFCLYQLDSNLRNSTLVGIVGAGGIGGTLFAAFKRFDYDFVCAILLSIIALIFLAELISGRVRAALQ, from the coding sequence GTGAGCGCCACCCTCACCGCGCGGCGCGCCTTCGCGCCGAACTGGCCGATGCGCCTCGCGTTGCTGGCGCTGGCCGCCTATGCCATCTGGGCCAGCACGACGCTGGGCCTGACCTGGGAGCGAGTCGGCCTCGGCATGGGCGAGGGCGCGCGGCTCCTCGGCCGCATGGTGCCGCCCAATTTCGAACGCTGGGGCCTGCTGCTGGAAGGGCTGCTGGAAAGCCTGCAGATCGCGGTGCTGGCCTCCGCCATCGGCATCGCCATCTCCCTGCCGCTCGGCATCCTCGCGGCGCGCAACCTCTCGCCCTGGTGGATTTCCGGGCCGGTGCGCGCGGTGATCGCGGTATGCCGCTCGCTGCACTACGTCATTGTCGCCATCCTGTTCGTGAAGGCCATCGGCTTCGGCGCCCTGGCCGGCGTGGCGGCGCTGGTGGTGGCCTCGATCGGCTTCATTGCGAAGCTCTTCGCCGAGGCCGTGGAGGAAATCTCCATGAAGCAGGTCGAGGCCATCCGGGCCACCGGGGCCGGGCCGATGAAGGTGATGAGCTACGCGGTGATGCCGCAGGTGGCCTCGCGCTTCGTCGGCTTCTGCCTCTACCAGCTCGACAGCAACCTGCGGAACTCGACGCTCGTGGGCATTGTCGGCGCCGGCGGCATCGGCGGCACGCTCTTCGCCGCCTTCAAGCGCTTCGACTATGATTTCGTCTGCGCCATCCTGCTGTCGATCATCGCCCTGATCTTCCTGGCCGAGCTGATCTCCGGCCGCGTGCGGGCCGCGCTGCAATGA
- a CDS encoding transposase — MSRGGRTTKIHALSDELGRPLAFVLTPGQAADCRAAEVLVRSLPTSSLVMADRASDTNAVRQQIYHYLGILFAYDLMVCDASCWRRR, encoded by the coding sequence ATCAGCCGCGGCGGCCGCACCACCAAGATCCACGCCCTGAGTGATGAGCTGGGCCGTCCGCTCGCCTTCGTGCTGACGCCAGGACAAGCTGCCGATTGTCGCGCTGCCGAGGTTCTGGTGCGGAGCCTGCCAACCAGCAGCCTGGTCATGGCCGATCGTGCCTCTGACACCAATGCTGTCCGTCAGCAGATCTATCACTACCTGGGCATTTTGTTTGCGTATGATCTGATGGTGTGCGACGCCTCCTGCTGGAGGCGACGATGA
- a CDS encoding helix-turn-helix domain-containing protein: protein MSEAERRELESLARAHKTGQAMARRARIVLAAAAGLENKAIGAEVGADANTVSKWRRRFAVHRLDGLLDEPRPGTPRTIGDDAIADTIRLTLETTPPGATHWSLRSMARAVGYAPSTIHRIWRAFRLQPHRSETFKLSNDPLFVEKVWTCPGKVESGC from the coding sequence TTGAGTGAGGCCGAACGTCGGGAACTGGAATCCCTGGCTCGGGCTCACAAGACCGGACAGGCGATGGCGCGCCGGGCCCGCATTGTATTGGCCGCCGCCGCGGGCCTGGAGAACAAGGCGATCGGCGCTGAGGTCGGCGCGGACGCCAACACGGTCTCGAAGTGGCGGCGCCGCTTCGCCGTGCATCGCCTGGACGGGCTGCTCGATGAGCCCAGACCCGGCACTCCCCGCACGATCGGCGATGATGCGATCGCCGATACCATCCGGCTGACGCTGGAAACAACGCCGCCAGGTGCGACACATTGGTCTCTGCGCTCCATGGCCCGGGCCGTCGGGTATGCGCCATCGACCATCCACCGCATCTGGCGGGCCTTCAGGCTGCAGCCGCACCGGAGCGAGACCTTCAAGCTCTCCAATGACCCGCTCTTTGTCGAGAAGGTGTGGACTTGCCCTGGGAAAGTGGAGAGCGGTTGTTGA
- a CDS encoding HAD-IIB family hydrolase translates to MPQPLAAAQASRLATIRYVLTDIDDTLTTDGRLPARAYAALEALDAAGIAVIPVTGRPAGWCDAIARQWPVAAVVGENGALWYAMDRGARRMRRWQAQPEAERLRGHGRLMALAGEVLRAVPGSALSADQPFRLFDVAIDFCEDAGPLGLEAAERIAAIFAEGGAQAKISSIHVNAWIGAWDKRAGIEALFAARFAPLEALEDQVAFIGDSGNDAPLFAAIGCSVGVANVAPFLAGMETPPAFMTRAEGGAGFAEFADALLKARGFTLEENAA, encoded by the coding sequence ATGCCGCAGCCCTTGGCCGCCGCGCAGGCTTCGCGCCTCGCCACGATTCGCTATGTGCTGACTGATATCGACGACACCCTGACGACCGATGGCCGCCTGCCGGCCCGAGCTTATGCGGCGCTGGAGGCGCTTGATGCGGCGGGCATCGCCGTCATCCCCGTCACCGGGCGGCCCGCCGGCTGGTGCGATGCCATTGCCCGGCAATGGCCCGTGGCCGCCGTGGTGGGCGAGAACGGCGCCCTCTGGTACGCCATGGACCGCGGGGCCCGGCGCATGCGGCGCTGGCAGGCACAGCCCGAGGCCGAGCGCCTCCGTGGCCATGGCCGGCTGATGGCCCTCGCCGGCGAGGTGCTGCGCGCCGTGCCCGGCAGCGCGCTTTCCGCCGACCAGCCCTTCCGGCTTTTCGATGTCGCCATCGACTTCTGCGAGGATGCGGGGCCGCTCGGCCTCGAGGCGGCGGAACGCATCGCCGCCATTTTCGCTGAGGGGGGCGCGCAGGCCAAGATCTCCTCCATCCATGTGAATGCCTGGATCGGCGCCTGGGACAAGCGCGCCGGGATCGAGGCCCTCTTCGCCGCCCGTTTCGCGCCATTGGAGGCGCTGGAGGACCAGGTCGCCTTCATTGGCGACAGCGGCAATGACGCGCCCCTCTTCGCTGCCATAGGCTGCTCCGTGGGCGTGGCCAATGTCGCCCCCTTCCTGGCCGGCATGGAGACGCCCCCTGCCTTTATGACCCGTGCCGAAGGCGGCGCGGGCTTCGCGGAATTCGCTGACGCGCTGCTCAAGGCGCGCGGCTTTACTCTGGAGGAGAACGCCGCATGA
- a CDS encoding IS30 family transposase yields the protein MARTGRPGLSAEQKRELWIRWKDGQSLSDIGRALGKPAGSIFGVLQAKGGIAPPLRQRSARALTLEEREEISRGLVAGLSLRQIAAQLGRSPSTISREIGRNGGRMQYRAMAADGRSWQQACRPKPCLLATHRSLQAVVAEKLAQQWSPQQVSGWLEVEYPDDEAMRVSHETIYRSLFIQARGVLKKELLATLRSRRLMRRAKTSTTEGQPRGQIIGAVSIRERPAEIEDRAVPGHWEGDLLSGGKNTHVATLVERRSRFLMLVQVDGKDTESVVDALVRQVQQLPRGLMSSLTWDRGMELAQHKRFAVAADVAVYFCDPRSPWQRGSNENTNGLLRQYLPRGSDLSVHSQDDLDTIALRLNTRPRKTLGYKTPAATLAQAVALTS from the coding sequence ATGGCGCGAACCGGCCGGCCTGGCTTATCTGCGGAGCAGAAAAGGGAGCTTTGGATCCGATGGAAGGACGGCCAGTCGCTCAGTGACATCGGACGGGCTCTCGGCAAGCCCGCGGGCTCGATCTTTGGTGTGCTGCAAGCCAAAGGCGGTATTGCGCCGCCGCTGCGGCAGCGATCTGCCCGCGCTCTGACGCTGGAGGAGCGCGAGGAGATATCGCGGGGTCTGGTGGCTGGCTTATCTTTACGCCAGATCGCGGCGCAACTCGGCCGATCGCCGTCGACCATCAGCCGTGAGATCGGCCGCAATGGTGGCCGCATGCAGTATCGTGCTATGGCTGCTGATGGACGAAGCTGGCAGCAAGCGTGCCGCCCCAAGCCGTGCCTGCTGGCCACCCATCGGTCTCTGCAGGCCGTGGTGGCAGAGAAGCTGGCGCAGCAGTGGTCGCCACAGCAGGTATCCGGCTGGCTTGAGGTGGAGTACCCTGACGACGAGGCCATGCGGGTGTCGCACGAGACGATCTACAGGAGCCTGTTCATTCAGGCGCGCGGCGTCCTGAAGAAAGAGCTGCTGGCGACGCTCCGGAGCCGCCGTCTGATGCGGCGCGCCAAGACTTCCACGACGGAAGGACAACCCAGAGGGCAGATCATCGGCGCCGTGTCGATCCGCGAACGCCCCGCCGAGATTGAGGACCGTGCTGTTCCAGGCCACTGGGAAGGCGACCTGCTCTCAGGTGGCAAGAACACGCATGTTGCGACCCTGGTGGAGCGCCGATCCCGCTTTCTGATGCTCGTCCAGGTGGATGGCAAAGATACTGAGAGCGTGGTTGATGCGCTGGTCCGGCAGGTCCAGCAACTTCCGCGGGGGCTGATGTCGTCGCTGACCTGGGACCGCGGAATGGAGCTGGCCCAGCACAAGCGTTTCGCTGTTGCGGCGGATGTTGCGGTATACTTCTGTGATCCCCGCAGCCCCTGGCAGCGGGGCAGCAACGAGAACACCAACGGTCTTTTGCGGCAGTACCTGCCCAGGGGATCGGATCTATCCGTTCACAGCCAGGATGATCTCGACACGATCGCCCTGCGGCTCAACACCCGGCCAAGGAAAACCCTTGGCTACAAAACACCAGCCGCTACCCTTGCCCAGGCCGTTGCGCTGACCAGTTGA
- the phnD gene encoding phosphate/phosphite/phosphonate ABC transporter substrate-binding protein: MKTLSPLSAIPALTLPALALLALSALPAPAAAQESCAFRGALDEGYCDANRDMVADAPTDASKLRDPSTIVFTYTPVEDPALYASQFKPFLDHLTQCTGKRAVYFQVTSNAAQVEAMRSGRLHVAGFSTGPTAFAVNLAGAVPFAVKGDADGFESYRVAMLVKADSPYKTLADLKGKRVAHTSATSNSGNLAPRAFFPGLGLTPDKDYQVVYSGGHDRSVMGVNAGDYDAAPVASDVWNRMVQRGQVKRDAFRVIWESEPFPTSGFAVAHDLKPELSTKIRECFLSYRFPEQMAKDLGGNDRFWPATYAEQWAPVRAVADAVNAPYNRAAFDAESRKELEAEARKRAQQQPAAPTHVAPTK; this comes from the coding sequence ATGAAGACCCTTTCGCCCCTCAGCGCCATCCCGGCCCTGACCCTTCCCGCCCTGGCCCTGCTGGCGCTCTCCGCCCTGCCGGCGCCCGCCGCGGCTCAGGAATCCTGCGCCTTCCGTGGCGCGCTCGATGAAGGCTATTGCGACGCCAACCGGGACATGGTGGCCGATGCGCCGACCGACGCCTCGAAGCTGCGCGATCCCTCGACCATCGTCTTCACCTATACCCCGGTCGAGGACCCGGCGCTCTATGCCAGCCAGTTCAAGCCCTTCCTCGATCACCTGACGCAGTGCACCGGCAAGCGCGCGGTCTATTTCCAGGTGACCTCGAACGCCGCGCAGGTCGAGGCGATGCGCTCCGGGCGCCTCCATGTGGCGGGCTTCTCCACCGGCCCCACGGCCTTCGCCGTCAACCTCGCGGGCGCCGTGCCCTTCGCCGTGAAGGGCGATGCCGATGGCTTCGAGAGCTACCGTGTGGCCATGCTGGTCAAGGCGGACAGCCCCTACAAGACGCTCGCCGACCTGAAGGGCAAGCGCGTGGCCCATACCTCGGCCACCTCCAATTCCGGCAACCTCGCCCCGCGCGCCTTCTTTCCTGGCCTGGGGCTGACGCCGGACAAGGACTATCAGGTGGTCTATTCCGGCGGCCATGACCGCAGCGTGATGGGCGTGAATGCCGGCGACTACGATGCCGCGCCGGTCGCCTCCGATGTCTGGAACCGCATGGTGCAACGCGGCCAGGTGAAGCGCGACGCCTTCCGCGTCATCTGGGAGAGCGAGCCCTTCCCGACCAGCGGCTTCGCCGTCGCGCACGACCTGAAGCCCGAACTGTCCACCAAGATCCGCGAGTGCTTCCTCTCCTACCGCTTCCCGGAGCAGATGGCGAAGGATCTCGGCGGCAATGACCGCTTCTGGCCGGCCACCTATGCCGAGCAATGGGCGCCCGTGCGCGCCGTGGCCGATGCGGTGAACGCGCCCTACAACCGCGCCGCCTTCGACGCGGAAAGCCGCAAGGAGCTGGAGGCCGAGGCCCGCAAGCGCGCCCAGCAGCAGCCCGCTGCCCCCACCCACGTCGCGCCGACAAAGTAA
- the phnC gene encoding phosphonate ABC transporter ATP-binding protein → MSATLAASPGPALQIRGLVKEYAPGKPVLKGIDLAIGAEGITAIIGPSGTGKSTLIRCINRLVEPTRGSVTLHGTELTGLRGSSLRLARRRIGMVFQEYNLVERLTVMENVLSGRLGYVSFWRAWLRRYPQADIERAFALLDAVGLPEHATRRADALSGGQRQRVGIARALMQRPEILLADEPTSSLDPRTAIEVLELLTKLTAAENVPVIINIHNVELAKRYARRIVGMSDGSVIFDGPPEDLRTDHLRAIYGGEDWL, encoded by the coding sequence ATGTCCGCCACTCTCGCCGCATCCCCTGGCCCGGCCCTCCAGATCAGGGGGCTGGTCAAGGAATACGCTCCAGGCAAGCCGGTGCTGAAGGGGATCGACCTTGCGATCGGAGCGGAGGGGATTACCGCCATCATCGGCCCTTCCGGCACCGGCAAGTCGACCCTGATCCGCTGCATCAACCGGCTGGTCGAGCCGACCCGCGGCAGCGTCACGCTGCACGGCACGGAGCTGACGGGGTTGCGGGGCAGCAGCCTGCGGCTGGCGCGGCGGCGCATTGGCATGGTCTTCCAGGAGTACAACCTGGTCGAGCGCCTGACGGTGATGGAGAACGTCCTCAGCGGGCGCCTCGGCTACGTCTCCTTCTGGCGCGCCTGGCTGCGCCGCTACCCGCAGGCGGATATCGAGCGCGCCTTCGCCCTGCTCGATGCCGTCGGCCTGCCGGAGCACGCCACCCGGCGCGCGGATGCGCTCTCGGGTGGTCAGCGCCAGCGCGTCGGCATCGCCCGCGCCCTGATGCAGCGCCCCGAGATCCTGCTGGCGGACGAACCGACCAGCAGCCTCGACCCGCGCACCGCCATCGAGGTGCTGGAACTGCTGACGAAGCTGACGGCAGCGGAGAACGTCCCCGTCATCATCAACATCCACAATGTCGAGCTGGCCAAGCGCTATGCCCGCCGCATCGTCGGCATGTCCGATGGCAGCGTGATCTTCGACGGCCCGCCGGAGGATCTCCGCACGGACCATCTGCGCGCCATCTATGGCGGGGAGGACTGGCTGTGA
- a CDS encoding IS701 family transposase produces the protein MTSILGGGADLDRWLAPFLEVLGRKTRRTWAPLYLRGLLGPGERKSLQPMAARLGLGGHDQLQHFIASPAWDDAPLWSVLAQQADKLVGGPQAWLVIDDTALPKKGTMSVGVLPQYCGQLGKKANCQSLVSLTLAQGEVPVPVGLRLFLPEKWTDDPARCAQAGVPEAAMAPRTKAEIALDELDRLRAAGVRFGTVLADAGYGASAAFRQGLDARDLRWAVGIPRNQKVYSAAVQLVPPQGRARKPVPNEEPAEAERVLASQTWRRIAWRQGTKGALAARFAAARIRVGDGAVWGNNRHLPGDEAWLVGEWRSSGERKYYLSNLSADTPLRALAATIKGRWICEQAHQQLKQELGLGHFEGRSWTGLHRHALMSCIACAYLQHLRLAAHRRTRRGENAAPNAGPATLTKPARRATRHSRPPVQPSRHADPMSALPTQVPVTSS, from the coding sequence ATGACGAGCATCCTTGGTGGTGGAGCAGATCTGGATCGCTGGCTAGCGCCGTTCCTGGAGGTTCTGGGGCGCAAGACCCGCCGCACCTGGGCACCGCTCTACCTGCGGGGTCTGCTCGGACCCGGCGAGCGCAAGAGCCTGCAGCCGATGGCCGCCCGGCTTGGCTTGGGCGGCCACGACCAGCTGCAGCACTTCATCGCCAGCCCCGCCTGGGATGATGCGCCGCTGTGGTCGGTGCTGGCGCAGCAGGCCGACAAGCTGGTCGGCGGTCCGCAGGCTTGGCTGGTGATCGATGACACGGCGCTGCCTAAGAAAGGCACGATGTCAGTCGGCGTGCTGCCGCAGTACTGCGGCCAACTCGGCAAGAAGGCCAATTGCCAATCGCTGGTGTCGCTCACCCTGGCACAGGGCGAGGTGCCTGTTCCGGTCGGTCTACGGCTGTTCCTGCCGGAGAAGTGGACCGATGACCCTGCACGCTGTGCCCAGGCAGGCGTGCCGGAGGCGGCGATGGCGCCGCGAACCAAGGCCGAAATCGCACTGGACGAACTCGACCGGCTGAGGGCGGCGGGCGTGCGGTTCGGCACTGTGCTGGCCGATGCGGGCTATGGCGCAAGTGCGGCGTTCCGGCAGGGCCTGGATGCTCGGGATCTGCGCTGGGCGGTGGGCATCCCGCGCAACCAGAAGGTCTACAGCGCCGCCGTGCAGCTGGTGCCGCCGCAGGGACGGGCTCGTAAGCCAGTGCCGAACGAAGAGCCAGCAGAGGCGGAGAGGGTGTTGGCCTCGCAAACCTGGCGCCGCATCGCCTGGCGGCAGGGTACCAAGGGCGCATTGGCGGCCCGGTTCGCCGCGGCGCGCATCCGGGTGGGCGACGGCGCGGTTTGGGGCAACAACCGGCATCTGCCGGGTGATGAAGCCTGGCTGGTCGGCGAATGGCGCTCTAGCGGCGAGCGGAAGTACTATCTGAGCAACCTGTCCGCCGACACACCGCTGCGGGCGCTGGCGGCCACCATCAAAGGACGCTGGATCTGCGAACAGGCGCACCAGCAGCTGAAGCAGGAACTCGGGCTCGGCCACTTCGAGGGACGGTCCTGGACAGGCCTGCACCGACACGCGTTGATGAGCTGCATCGCCTGTGCCTACCTGCAGCACCTCCGCCTCGCCGCGCACCGCCGGACGAGGCGGGGGGAAAATGCGGCCCCCAATGCCGGGCCCGCCACCCTCACCAAGCCTGCCCGCCGTGCGACGCGCCATTCTCGACCGCCTGTTCAGCCATCTCGTCACGCCGATCCGATGTCCGCACTGCCGACGCAGGTTCCTGTCACCTCATCATAA
- a CDS encoding transposase, whose product MSGTRRGGGDGEEAAQAGRDRSHPRQVEVLVAQGKRVAEGALMIGVTEATYYRWRSEYGGLKLGKVSRLKQLDASRSLAVEALS is encoded by the coding sequence ATGAGCGGGACGCGGAGAGGAGGCGGAGATGGCGAAGAGGCAGCACAAGCCGGAAGAGATCGTAGCCACCCACGCCAGGTTGAGGTTCTGGTGGCGCAAGGAAAGAGGGTGGCCGAGGGCGCCCTGATGATCGGGGTCACAGAGGCGACCTACTATCGCTGGCGATCGGAGTATGGCGGTCTGAAGCTGGGCAAGGTGAGTCGGCTCAAGCAGTTGGACGCCTCTAGAAGCCTCGCGGTTGAGGCGCTGAGCTGA